In Deltaproteobacteria bacterium, one DNA window encodes the following:
- a CDS encoding ankyrin repeat domain-containing protein, whose translation MHKKEKIVIYTIICVWIAAIGIGLYFYLRGGLIDAARSGNTSMIYALAALGADVNAKDKNGYTPLHHAMNRGDDEVVKFLIEKGADVNAKASSDGKTPLLIEGSHETVKLLLASGADIKAIDKDGNTAMHTAGAYYKDVAEAIIAKGGDVNAKNIYGFTPLHVAARADDGGGVVEVLLSKGAEVNAKAGEDGATPLHLAIESGDAAMVEAIVAAGADVNAVDNDGQTPLHYTAYSYADGMKEKVELLVVSGANVNAVDKHGCTALHTVISEGWEEMLWLLEDRGADMEGNTPAPVAKEGEEPSAVEALIASGADLSAKDSEGRTPQDLADALDDKAAAKVIGAFLRQFAAKPQQQVQ comes from the coding sequence ATGCATAAGAAGGAGAAGATAGTCATATATACCATCATCTGCGTCTGGATAGCGGCAATAGGCATAGGCCTCTATTTTTATTTAAGGGGCGGCCTTATCGATGCGGCAAGGAGCGGCAATACCAGCATGATATACGCGCTTGCCGCGCTCGGCGCCGATGTGAACGCCAAAGACAAGAACGGGTACACTCCGCTCCATCACGCCATGAACCGCGGCGACGATGAGGTCGTAAAGTTCCTGATTGAAAAGGGCGCTGACGTGAACGCCAAGGCTTCTTCGGACGGCAAAACGCCGCTCCTTATCGAGGGCTCGCATGAGACCGTGAAGCTTCTTCTGGCAAGCGGCGCAGACATAAAGGCAATAGACAAGGACGGCAACACGGCCATGCATACGGCAGGGGCGTATTACAAGGACGTTGCCGAAGCCATTATCGCGAAGGGGGGCGACGTGAACGCGAAAAACATATACGGCTTCACGCCGCTTCACGTGGCAGCGCGCGCCGACGACGGTGGCGGCGTTGTCGAGGTTCTTTTGTCCAAGGGAGCAGAGGTAAATGCCAAGGCCGGCGAGGACGGAGCCACACCGCTTCATCTGGCGATAGAGTCTGGCGATGCAGCCATGGTAGAGGCCATTGTAGCGGCCGGCGCGGACGTGAATGCCGTGGATAACGACGGACAAACTCCGCTTCATTATACGGCCTATTCGTATGCGGACGGCATGAAGGAGAAGGTGGAGCTTCTTGTGGTAAGCGGCGCAAACGTCAATGCCGTAGATAAGCACGGGTGTACGGCGCTGCATACTGTTATTTCCGAGGGATGGGAGGAAATGTTATGGCTTCTCGAGGACAGGGGCGCGGATATGGAGGGTAATACCCCGGCGCCTGTTGCAAAGGAAGGCGAGGAGCCAAGCGCCGTCGAGGCGCTCATAGCCTCCGGCGCGGATTTAAGCGCCAAGGATAGCGAGGGCAGAACGCCACAGGATCTGGCCGACGCGCTTGATGATAAGGCTGCGGCGAAGGTTATCGGCGCGTTTCTAAGGCAGTTTGCAGCAAAGCCGCAGCAGCAGGTTCAGTAG
- the mutL gene encoding DNA mismatch repair endonuclease MutL, whose translation MAIKAKNRIKKMDERLSVKIAAGEVVERPASVVKELLENSLDAGSTDVAIEVRDGGKTFIRITDNGSGISREDASLAFERHATSKIYSEDDLFNISTMGFRGEALASIASVARVTLSTRSTDEDSGVSVTVNGGGEPSIKDKGLPSGTSVEVEDIFSNTPARLKFLRSSSTEFGRILETVKRIALSRPDVRIKLVHGKSVSLDVKKGSLKDRVFDIFGASISDALLPVRDIEIKEAGASVAGFVGAPELTFSNANSLYTYVNGRFVRDKGINRAVMDGFMQMLPSGRYPFVVLDIRINPEDVDVNVHPAKIEVRFKNTSFVFDMVRAAVKSVLLSKEASPLQNNISREAAASHVSSAPASFSRTETRLGETVKAWPYAQGSKIAPGTAATRSFVPAVSPAPVQTSFAPATFIGQLFGEFLLFQEEDAFILIDQHAAAERVRYDKLRKSRAAGERPPSQYLLIPERVETTPEEKDSIVKSLPELMKMGFEIEPFGPSHSLGGETFLIKAVPEILGSRDNKALIKDLASDIAEFGSASRVSEAVDSALMRVACHSVVRGPRQLRPDEAAMLFRDIMDVETAGRCPHGRPAVKRLTRVDIEKMFGRL comes from the coding sequence ATGGCTATTAAGGCTAAAAACCGCATAAAAAAGATGGATGAGCGGCTTTCCGTTAAGATTGCCGCGGGCGAAGTTGTCGAGAGGCCGGCCTCTGTTGTAAAGGAGCTTCTCGAGAATTCGCTTGACGCAGGTTCGACCGACGTTGCAATCGAAGTCCGCGATGGAGGTAAAACCTTTATCCGCATAACCGATAACGGAAGCGGCATCTCACGCGAGGATGCTTCTCTTGCCTTCGAGCGCCATGCAACAAGCAAGATATACTCGGAAGACGATTTATTCAATATAAGCACAATGGGCTTTCGCGGCGAAGCGCTTGCAAGTATCGCCTCTGTAGCGAGAGTAACGCTCTCGACCAGGTCAACGGACGAGGACTCCGGCGTAAGCGTTACAGTAAACGGCGGCGGAGAGCCTTCTATAAAAGACAAGGGGCTTCCCTCCGGCACAAGTGTCGAGGTCGAGGACATATTCTCGAACACGCCTGCAAGGCTAAAGTTTCTTAGAAGCTCGTCAACGGAATTCGGCCGCATACTCGAAACAGTAAAGCGCATTGCGCTTTCAAGGCCGGACGTTAGAATCAAGCTCGTGCACGGCAAAAGCGTTTCTCTTGATGTAAAGAAGGGAAGCCTTAAGGACAGGGTCTTTGACATATTCGGCGCCTCTATCAGCGACGCGCTCCTTCCTGTGCGCGATATAGAAATCAAAGAGGCAGGGGCGTCGGTTGCGGGTTTTGTCGGAGCGCCTGAGCTGACATTCTCTAACGCGAATAGCCTCTATACCTACGTCAATGGCCGCTTTGTTCGCGATAAGGGCATTAACCGGGCTGTTATGGACGGTTTTATGCAGATGCTTCCTTCGGGCCGCTATCCGTTTGTTGTTTTGGATATCAGGATCAACCCAGAGGATGTGGACGTGAACGTGCACCCGGCTAAGATAGAGGTGCGCTTCAAGAACACGTCATTTGTCTTTGACATGGTGAGGGCCGCTGTAAAGAGCGTGCTCTTGTCAAAGGAGGCCTCGCCGCTGCAAAATAATATTTCCCGTGAGGCCGCGGCTTCCCACGTAAGCAGCGCGCCAGCGTCTTTTTCGCGCACAGAGACGCGCCTTGGCGAGACCGTAAAGGCATGGCCGTATGCGCAAGGTTCGAAGATTGCACCGGGCACAGCTGCTACGCGTTCGTTTGTGCCTGCTGTTTCTCCTGCTCCTGTGCAAACCTCCTTTGCCCCTGCCACGTTCATAGGCCAGCTCTTTGGCGAGTTCCTGCTTTTTCAGGAGGAAGACGCCTTTATATTAATAGACCAGCACGCTGCCGCAGAAAGGGTTCGTTACGATAAGCTTCGTAAAAGCCGCGCTGCAGGAGAAAGGCCGCCATCGCAGTATCTTCTCATCCCGGAGCGCGTTGAGACCACGCCAGAGGAAAAGGACTCTATCGTAAAGAGCCTTCCCGAGCTTATGAAGATGGGCTTTGAGATAGAGCCATTTGGCCCGTCTCATTCGCTTGGAGGCGAGACATTTCTTATAAAGGCAGTGCCCGAAATTCTTGGGAGCCGCGACAATAAGGCCCTTATAAAAGACCTTGCATCCGATATCGCTGAGTTCGGCTCTGCCTCGCGTGTTAGTGAGGCCGTTGATTCGGCGCTCATGCGTGTAGCCTGCCACAGCGTTGTCAGGGGGCCGAGGCAGCTGCGGCCTGATGAGGCAGCCATGCTCTTTAGGGATATCATGGACGTAGAAACAGCCGGAAGATGCCCGCACGGAAGGCCGGCTGTAAAGCGGCTTACGAGAGTTGATATTGAAAAAATGTTTGGGAGGCTCTGA
- a CDS encoding endonuclease III domain-containing protein, translating to MAKPVRISLEKTLRSYYKAMFSAFGPQDWWPGDTRFEIIVGAILTQNTNWTNVEKAIVNLKKAKALNPKKMHSLAVHDLAQYIRPAGYFNVKAARLKHFLNHLFDIYGGSIDKMFGHRTDALREELLSINGIGPETCDSILLYAAERPVFVIDAYTKRMLMRHKIVGQKAGYNDMQKLFMENLKHDTEMFNEYHALIVKTGKDFCRPRNPRCSACPLGKFL from the coding sequence ATGGCCAAACCTGTCAGAATATCCCTCGAGAAAACTTTGCGCTCGTATTATAAGGCGATGTTCTCTGCCTTCGGCCCTCAAGACTGGTGGCCCGGGGACACGAGGTTCGAAATAATTGTCGGCGCGATACTTACCCAGAACACCAACTGGACTAACGTTGAAAAGGCGATTGTAAACCTCAAAAAGGCAAAAGCCCTGAACCCCAAAAAGATGCACAGCCTTGCCGTTCACGACCTTGCCCAGTATATACGGCCAGCCGGATACTTTAACGTCAAGGCAGCGCGGCTAAAGCACTTCCTTAACCATCTCTTCGACATTTATGGCGGCAGCATTGATAAGATGTTTGGCCACAGGACGGACGCATTAAGGGAAGAGCTTCTTTCCATAAACGGCATCGGCCCTGAGACATGCGATTCGATTTTGCTTTATGCCGCAGAGCGGCCGGTCTTTGTCATAGATGCGTACACAAAGCGCATGCTCATGCGCCATAAAATCGTAGGCCAAAAGGCCGGGTATAATGACATGCAAAAGCTTTTTATGGAGAATTTAAAGCACGATACAGAGATGTTCAACGAGTACCACGCGCTTATCGTAAAGACAGGCAAGGATTTTTGCCGCCCTCGTAACCCGCGCTGCTCTGCCTGCCCGCTTGGCAAGTTTCTTTAA
- a CDS encoding DUF4288 domain-containing protein, producing MWYTVNLFFKASYSPVSRDNPLWEERIVVIEAETEEEAKLKAIEWAKDEEHEYEVGEPPGGRLRWSFEHAGNVSELESNRLSNGMEVFSRFLKNKEAVSLITPFDD from the coding sequence ATGTGGTATACGGTGAATTTGTTTTTCAAGGCTTCGTACTCTCCTGTGTCCAGAGATAATCCCTTGTGGGAAGAAAGAATCGTTGTCATAGAGGCGGAAACCGAAGAAGAGGCAAAACTTAAGGCCATAGAGTGGGCAAAGGATGAGGAGCATGAATATGAGGTAGGCGAGCCGCCCGGTGGGCGTTTAAGATGGTCTTTTGAGCATGCAGGTAATGTATCTGAATTAGAATCCAACAGGCTGTCGAACGGCATGGAGGTTTTTTCCAGATTTCTGAAAAACAAAGAGGCGGTAAGCCTGATTACGCCTTTCGATGATTAG
- the scpB gene encoding SMC-Scp complex subunit ScpB — protein MEKDALKPVIEALIFAADHPLTLDKIAGVMEGVEKDAVKAALKELVTDYEADAKGIYIEEVAGGFQLRTKVANAPWIKRLFKIGTPKMSRAGIETLAMVAYKQPITRAELEAIRGVDSAGVLKTLLERRLVKIVGRQEVPGRPVMYGTTKEFLETFNLRDLAGLPTLKDIETLEKEFNANAYGEEAVEGEGVMNEMAEEEIRKLREEASEETESTGIETEGEAGAEAGGKTGAGEGPEQEGGPKA, from the coding sequence ATGGAAAAAGACGCGCTTAAGCCCGTAATCGAGGCCCTGATTTTCGCAGCAGACCATCCGCTCACGTTAGACAAGATAGCGGGCGTTATGGAAGGTGTTGAGAAAGACGCTGTAAAGGCCGCGCTAAAGGAACTCGTTACCGATTACGAGGCGGATGCAAAGGGCATCTATATAGAAGAAGTTGCCGGAGGGTTTCAGCTTAGGACAAAGGTCGCGAACGCGCCGTGGATAAAGAGGCTCTTTAAGATAGGCACTCCGAAGATGAGCAGGGCCGGCATTGAGACCCTTGCGATGGTAGCCTACAAGCAGCCTATCACAAGGGCCGAGCTCGAGGCCATAAGGGGCGTTGATTCGGCAGGTGTGTTGAAAACGCTTCTCGAAAGGCGGCTCGTTAAGATAGTTGGCAGGCAGGAAGTGCCCGGACGTCCGGTCATGTACGGCACCACAAAGGAGTTTCTCGAGACCTTCAATCTTAGAGACCTTGCAGGGCTGCCGACACTAAAAGACATCGAAACGCTTGAAAAGGAATTTAACGCAAATGCCTACGGAGAAGAGGCCGTTGAGGGCGAAGGGGTAATGAATGAAATGGCAGAAGAAGAAATCAGAAAGCTTAGGGAAGAGGCCTCCGAGGAAACAGAATCCACGGGCATCGAGACAGAGGGAGAAGCCGGAGCAGAGGCCGGAGGCAAAACCGGAGCAGGAGAAGGGCCAGAACAAGAGGGAGGCCCCAAAGCCTAG
- a CDS encoding segregation/condensation protein A produces MNPNYKVKLEIFEGPLDLLLHLIKKNEVDIYDIPIAVITEQYLSYIDIIKSMNLDLAGEFLLMAATLVHIKSKMLLPIPEEADEEDEGIDPRAELVRRLIEYQQYKYAADDLMNLPLLGRDVFTRGANVPLDGLEETIEEGPLLTDISLFDLLSAFKDILARAPKTYGVDVTVDRFRIADKINHIMEVLGRDKSAVFGELFVKDAVRGEIIVTFLALLELCKLTMVKINQTDDGIIRVYAAAPKTAAVTEVSNEVH; encoded by the coding sequence GTGAACCCCAACTACAAAGTAAAGCTCGAGATATTCGAAGGCCCGCTTGACCTTCTTCTTCATCTTATAAAGAAGAACGAGGTCGATATCTACGATATCCCGATTGCCGTTATTACGGAGCAGTACCTTTCGTATATAGATATAATAAAGTCCATGAACCTGGACCTTGCAGGTGAGTTCCTTCTTATGGCAGCAACCCTTGTGCACATAAAGAGCAAGATGCTTCTGCCCATACCCGAGGAGGCAGATGAGGAGGACGAGGGCATTGACCCGAGGGCGGAGCTTGTAAGAAGGCTTATCGAGTACCAGCAGTACAAGTACGCTGCCGACGATTTGATGAACCTGCCGCTTCTTGGCCGCGACGTGTTCACGCGCGGGGCAAACGTGCCCCTTGACGGCCTCGAGGAGACAATAGAAGAAGGCCCGCTCCTTACCGATATCTCGCTGTTCGACCTTCTAAGCGCTTTTAAGGACATACTGGCAAGGGCCCCGAAGACCTACGGCGTGGACGTTACAGTAGACCGTTTCCGCATAGCAGATAAGATAAACCACATAATGGAAGTGCTTGGAAGAGACAAGAGCGCGGTATTTGGCGAGCTCTTTGTCAAGGATGCCGTTAGAGGTGAGATCATAGTCACCTTCCTTGCGCTTCTCGAGCTCTGCAAACTTACGATGGTAAAAATAAACCAGACCGACGACGGCATCATACGTGTCTACGCAGCCGCCCCCAAGACAGCTGCCGTTACCGAGGTCTCAAACGAGGTGCACTGA
- the trpS gene encoding tryptophan--tRNA ligase, producing MKKARVLSGMRPSGKLHLGHYHGVLENWLKLMATDECFFFVADWHALTTGYADTKTVKANVTDMVLDWISVGIDPEKSVIFRQSDVLEHAELFVLLSMITPIPWLERNPTYKEQMTELKDKDIHTFGFLGYPVLQTADIIVYKANKVPVGVDQAPHVELSREITRRFNFLYGETFPEPATLLTEASKVLGTDGRKMSKSYDNAVYLSDEDSVIEKKLSAMVTDTARKRKTDPGTPGQCPFYTSYHVIYSDASTLEWVKAGCTGATIGCIECKRSAIPKIVERIRPIREKRMELSKDPSFVEGVLKKGADKAREVAASTMNDARKAMGLK from the coding sequence ATGAAAAAAGCTCGCGTACTTAGCGGAATGAGGCCGTCGGGGAAGCTGCACCTTGGCCATTACCACGGGGTCCTCGAAAACTGGCTAAAGCTCATGGCAACGGATGAATGCTTCTTCTTTGTAGCCGACTGGCACGCGCTTACTACCGGGTACGCAGATACAAAGACCGTCAAGGCAAATGTCACTGACATGGTGCTAGATTGGATAAGCGTTGGCATAGACCCCGAGAAGTCAGTGATATTTAGGCAGTCCGATGTGCTCGAGCATGCAGAGCTTTTCGTGCTTTTATCCATGATAACGCCAATACCGTGGCTTGAGAGGAATCCAACTTACAAGGAACAGATGACCGAACTTAAGGATAAGGACATCCATACCTTTGGTTTCCTCGGTTATCCGGTACTCCAGACAGCCGACATTATAGTATACAAGGCCAACAAGGTGCCTGTTGGAGTAGACCAGGCGCCGCATGTGGAGCTATCAAGGGAAATAACCAGGCGCTTTAACTTTCTCTACGGCGAGACATTCCCCGAACCCGCTACTTTACTGACAGAGGCCTCGAAGGTCCTTGGCACCGACGGCCGTAAGATGAGCAAGTCATACGACAACGCCGTGTACCTCTCTGACGAGGACTCGGTAATAGAGAAAAAGCTTTCTGCCATGGTAACCGACACTGCAAGGAAGAGAAAGACAGACCCTGGCACTCCGGGGCAATGTCCTTTCTACACCTCTTATCATGTGATATACTCTGACGCTTCCACCCTTGAATGGGTGAAGGCCGGGTGCACAGGGGCAACAATTGGCTGCATAGAGTGCAAGCGGAGCGCGATACCGAAGATTGTAGAGCGTATACGCCCCATCCGCGAAAAGAGAATGGAGCTTTCGAAAGACCCGTCCTTTGTCGAAGGTGTGCTTAAAAAAGGCGCTGACAAAGCGCGCGAGGTAGCTGCTTCTACCATGAACGACGCGCGAAAAGCCATGGGGCTTAAATAG
- a CDS encoding site-2 protease family protein has translation MFNINLEQLLLSVPPILISLTVHEAAHAYTAMRFGDPTAAMLGRVTLNPIKHLDPIGTLMIFFSGFIGWAKPVPVNPRLMGHPSRDLMLVSLAGPASNIMLACVGIIVFRAVMFIPGVTGVMPGEVSFQLISMLQMLVFINVSLAVFNMLPIHPLDGSKILEHFLPYSAASTFSRIEPYGMFILIAVVVSGVTSYISAPFYKITLYLLYSGTGGV, from the coding sequence ATGTTTAATATAAATCTGGAGCAATTACTGCTTAGCGTACCGCCAATCCTCATCTCTTTAACCGTGCACGAGGCTGCGCACGCGTATACTGCCATGCGTTTTGGCGACCCTACGGCAGCGATGCTCGGGCGCGTGACGTTAAACCCGATAAAGCATCTGGATCCGATAGGGACCTTAATGATATTTTTCTCGGGCTTCATAGGCTGGGCAAAGCCCGTGCCCGTGAATCCGCGTCTTATGGGGCATCCGTCGAGGGACCTTATGCTCGTTAGCCTTGCCGGCCCGGCCTCCAATATAATGCTCGCCTGTGTGGGCATAATTGTCTTCAGGGCCGTCATGTTTATTCCGGGCGTTACCGGCGTAATGCCCGGAGAGGTGTCGTTTCAGCTGATATCGATGCTACAGATGCTTGTTTTTATCAATGTCTCGCTCGCGGTCTTTAATATGCTTCCGATTCATCCGCTCGACGGCAGCAAAATTCTCGAGCATTTTTTGCCTTACAGCGCGGCCTCGACATTTTCAAGGATAGAGCCTTACGGCATGTTCATACTCATTGCCGTTGTAGTAAGCGGCGTTACGTCTTATATAAGCGCGCCGTTTTATAAAATCACATTGTATCTTCTTTACAGCGGAACAGGGGGAGTATGA
- a CDS encoding response regulator: MPKKILLADDSITIQKVISLTLASEDMQITIVGDGNSAVQSAKESRPDLILADVAMPGKTGYEVCEAVKADPALAGVPVMLISGTFEPLDPAAAERVKADDHIVKPFESEDLIKKIKALLAKAGGAPAAAAPAPAPKQAAAPPPPPPPAPKPAAAPPPAPPPAPKPAAAPPPAPPPAPPPAPKPAPAAPAAEVWEASDFLGAPEEPAAKAAPSQDVADEFGFLDAPPPPPPAPKPAAKPAAPKPAGDDFFDLSLDEAPKAAPKPAAAPPPAPKPATAPPPRPAAPAQAYAPASGEGLAGLSKEELTEMVRKMAREIIEEVAWEVVPDMAEDMIKKEFLEKLKKAMSRPE, translated from the coding sequence ATGCCGAAAAAGATACTCTTAGCCGACGATTCAATTACAATACAGAAAGTCATATCCCTCACTCTCGCCAGCGAAGACATGCAGATTACGATAGTAGGCGACGGCAACTCTGCCGTGCAATCTGCAAAGGAATCGAGGCCGGACTTAATCCTTGCCGACGTTGCCATGCCAGGAAAGACCGGGTACGAAGTCTGCGAGGCAGTGAAGGCAGACCCTGCTCTTGCAGGAGTTCCGGTGATGCTCATATCCGGAACGTTTGAGCCGCTAGACCCTGCGGCAGCTGAAAGAGTTAAGGCCGACGACCACATAGTAAAGCCGTTTGAATCCGAAGACCTTATAAAGAAAATCAAAGCGCTTCTTGCAAAGGCAGGCGGAGCACCTGCAGCAGCGGCACCTGCGCCTGCGCCAAAACAAGCGGCAGCACCGCCACCGCCGCCGCCACCTGCTCCGAAACCTGCGGCAGCGCCGCCACCTGCGCCACCACCTGCTCCGAAACCTGCGGCAGCGCCGCCACCTGCGCCGCCACCTGCGCCGCCGCCTGCTCCAAAACCGGCACCGGCTGCGCCTGCAGCAGAGGTATGGGAAGCAAGCGATTTTCTAGGCGCTCCTGAGGAACCGGCAGCCAAGGCAGCTCCTTCGCAAGACGTTGCAGACGAATTCGGATTTCTGGATGCGCCGCCGCCTCCGCCGCCTGCTCCAAAACCAGCGGCAAAACCGGCAGCGCCGAAACCGGCTGGTGATGACTTTTTCGATCTAAGCCTTGATGAAGCGCCAAAGGCAGCTCCTAAACCTGCGGCAGCACCACCACCGGCACCGAAACCCGCGACAGCGCCGCCGCCAAGACCTGCCGCGCCTGCGCAGGCATACGCTCCGGCCTCTGGAGAAGGACTTGCCGGGCTCTCGAAGGAAGAGCTTACGGAGATGGTCCGCAAGATGGCAAGAGAGATTATCGAGGAAGTTGCCTGGGAAGTTGTGCCTGACATGGCCGAGGACATGATTAAAAAGGAATTCCTCGAAAAACTCAAGAAGGCGATGAGCAGGCCGGAATAA